From a region of the Tiliqua scincoides isolate rTilSci1 chromosome 4, rTilSci1.hap2, whole genome shotgun sequence genome:
- the TBC1D20 gene encoding TBC1 domain family member 20: MALRRPPPDHSGKRDCHSKKKRKETEIYQALNSDPVDVAALRRMAISEGGLLMDEIRCQVWPKLLNVNTEDLPPPPGEELRQNNKDYQQVLLDVRRSLRRFPPGMPDEQREGLQEELIDSILHVLQRNPQLHYYQGYHDIVVTFLLVVGERMATALVEKLSTHHLRDFMDPTMDNTKHILNYLMPIIDQVNPELHDFMQRAEVGTIFALSWLITWFGHVLPDFRQVVRLHDFFLACHPLMPIYFAAVIVLYRAQEVLACDCDMASVHHLLSQIPQDLPYETLISRAGDLFVQFPPSELAREAAQQQAERTAASTFKDFELASAQQRPDTILRQRFRERLHAEERTKLILATKPRTNRFMKLAVMGLTVALGAAALAVVKSALEWAPKFELQLFP; this comes from the exons ATGGCCCTGCGGAGGCCGCCGCCGGACCACAGCGGGAAGCGAG ATTGCCattcaaagaagaaaaggaaggaaactGAGATCTACCAGGCCCTGAATAGTGACCCTGTTGATGTTGCTGCCCTCAGGCGCATGGCTATCAGTGAAGGAGGGCTCCTGATGGATGAGATTCGCTGTCAAGTGTGGCCAAAGCTACTCAATGTGAACACAGAGGACCTGCCACCTCCTCCAG GAGAAGAACTCAGGCAGAACAACAAGGACTACCAGCAAGTCTTGCTGGACGTGAGACGATCCCTCCGCCGCTTCCCTCCAG GGATGCCAGATGAGCAGAGGGAGGGACTGCAGGAGGAGCTGATCGACAGCATCCTGCACGTCTTGCAGCGCAACCCACAGCTGCACTACTACCAAGGCTATCATGATATCGTGGTCACGTTTCTGCTCGTTGTTGGGGAGAGGATGGCAACGGCCCTTGTGGAAAAGCTTTCAACCCATCACCTCAG GGATTTTATGGACCCAACAATGGACAACACTAAGCACATTTTAAACTACCTGATGCCCATTATAGACCAGGTGAATCCGGAATTGCATGACTTCATGCAAAG GGCTGAAGTGGGGACCATCTTTGCTCTCAGCTGGCTGATCACCTGGTTTGGCCACGTCCTCCCAGACTTCCGACAAGTGGTGCGGCTGCATGACTTCTTTCTGGCGTGCCACCCACTAATGCCAATCTACTTTGCAGCTGTG ATTGTGCTGTATCGAGCACAGGAGGTTCTGGCCTGTGACTGCGACATGGCCTCCGTCCACCATCTCCTGTCCCAGATCCCACAAGATCTCCCATATGAGACCTTGATCAGTCGAGCTGGAGACCTCTTTGTCCAGTTTCCGCCATCGGAACTTGCCCGGGAAGCTGCTCAGCAGCAAGCTGAGAG AACTGCTGCCTCCACCTTCAAAGATTTTGAGCTGGCTTCAGCCCAGCAGCGGCCTGACACGATCCTCCGTCAGCGGTTCAGGGAGCGGCTCCATGCCGAGGAGCGAACAAAATTGATCTTGGCCACAAAACCAAGGACCAACCGCTTTATGAAGTTGGCAGTGATGGGGCTGACAGTGGCACTGGGTGCGGCCGCTCTGGCTGTGGTGAAAAGTGCGCTGGAGTGGGCACCCAAGTTCGAGCTGCAGCTGTTTCCCTGA